DNA sequence from the uncultured Ilyobacter sp. genome:
TAAAGGAATGTAGGTTCTTAGTTGCATGTGACGTGGACAACCCTTTATATGGACCGAACGGAGCGTCTCATGTTTATTCTAGACAAAAGGGCGCCGATGAAGAAACAGTTTATTTTTTAGATTCGTGTCTCGAAAAGTTCGCTTCTTTTACAAAAGATAAACTGCAAAAAGATATTGGAGATCTTCCGGGAGCTGGTGCAGCAGGAGGTCTTGGAGGAGGCTTTGTAGCTTTTCTCAATGCTGAATTAAAGCCGGGGATTGAAATTGTTTTGGAAAAGGTAAAGTTTGAAGATGCGGTAAAAGGCGCTGACTTTGTAATCACTGGAGAAGGAAAAATAGATTTTCAGTCAATTATGGGAAAAGCACCTGTGGGAGTATCTAAGGTATGTAAAAGGATGGGAATTCCTGTAATAGCACTGGCAGGAGGTGTAGCGGATGATGCGGGCGCGACCCATGACCACGGTATAGAGGCGTTATTTTCCGTAGTCAATTATCCTATCTCTCTAAAAGAGGCTATGGACCCAGAAAGAGCAAGAATTTTTGTAGAAAATAGTACAGAAGAAATTTTTAGACTGATAAATGTCTGTGAAAAAAAATTCAAATAAAAAACAGGGAGGAATAAAAAATGGTAGTATCAGCATTAGGAGCAATAATAGGGTTGGCTTTA
Encoded proteins:
- a CDS encoding glycerate kinase, with the protein product MKVVVAIDSFKGSVSSFELGNFIENGIKNIYPDAEVKKIPIADGGEGTVESLVEGTGGEFIDVSVNGPFMKPVLARYGIMGDNKTAVIEMASASGLPLITKEMRNPRKTTTYGTGELIKDAIKRGCREFLVGIGGSATNDAGIGMLQALGYKFLDKEGEILGFGGEILEKIVEVDTSEVMTELKECRFLVACDVDNPLYGPNGASHVYSRQKGADEETVYFLDSCLEKFASFTKDKLQKDIGDLPGAGAAGGLGGGFVAFLNAELKPGIEIVLEKVKFEDAVKGADFVITGEGKIDFQSIMGKAPVGVSKVCKRMGIPVIALAGGVADDAGATHDHGIEALFSVVNYPISLKEAMDPERARIFVENSTEEIFRLINVCEKKFK